A portion of the Melitaea cinxia chromosome 1, ilMelCinx1.1, whole genome shotgun sequence genome contains these proteins:
- the LOC123655131 gene encoding uncharacterized protein LOC123655131, with protein sequence MGGSQSTRKLSVDNENAIQVSQEALDRIQAQLNAKQAEQPAPPQYAPPPYYDKQKQHEFAAEEAYWARRIENLKRAHEKINSGMHLEYQKTLKEANELFDLVQADKVVNKLPPCQEERGKMLECYSSNPDKSLLCSVLVNEFNDCVCRSRIAAVSASS encoded by the exons atgggTGGTTCTCAAAGCACCAGAAAATTGAGTGTTGACAACGAAAATGCCATACAAGTGTCGCAAGAGGCTTTAGACCGTATACAAGCGCAGCTAAACGCTAaa CAAGCTGAGCAGCCAGCACCTCCACAATATGCTCCACCCCCATACTACGATAAACAGAAACAACATGAATTTGCAGCAGAAGAAGCTTATTGGGCTCGGCGTATAGAAAATTTAAAGCGTGCCCATGAAAAGATTAACAGTGGCATGCATttggaatatcaaaaaacaCTTAAAGAAGCAAATGAGTTGTTTGATCTCGTACAAGCAGAtaaagtagtaaataaattaccACCCTGTCAGGAGGAAAGGGGAAAa ATGCTTGAGTGCTACAGCTCAAACCCAGACAAATCACTTCTGTGTTCAGTGctagtaaatgaatttaatgacTGTGTATGCAGAAGCAGAATTGCTGCAGTATCAGCGTCATCCTGA
- the LOC123655121 gene encoding pre-rRNA-processing protein esf2-like, giving the protein MPSMEMDRIPENGSECSSVTLSDKLPTKKKTRKRGIVYLSTIPPYMNVAKIREIFSQYGEVKRIYLQSSAKPGEKRKRVPNLFTEGWVEFEKKKVAKMVAANLNNKQIGTRKRSRYYDMIWNIKYIPRFKWIHLSERLAYERAAMKQRLRAEISQAKREAHYLQSNVEKSKKLKKKKALANNKNDE; this is encoded by the exons ATGCCATCGATGGAGATGGACCGAATCCCAGAAAATGGTTCGGAGTGTAGTTCTGTGACTTTGAGCGATAAAttaccaacaaaaaagaaaacgagAAAACGTGgtattgtttatttatcaaCAATTCCTCCTTACATGAACGTAGCCAAGATAAGAGAAATTTTTAGTCAGTATGGGGAAGTAAAAAGGATATATTTACAGTCGAGTGCAA AACCTggtgaaaaaagaaaaagagtgCCTAACTTATTCACAGAAGGTTGGGTcgaatttgaaaagaaaaaagtagCCAAAATGGTTGCAGCAAatcttaacaataaacaaataggTACACGCAAGAGATCACGTTACTATGACATGATATGGAACATCAAGTACATTCCTAGGTTCAAATGGATCCATTTGAGTGAAAGGCTGGCTTATGAAAGGGCAGCAATGAAGCAGAGGTTGAGAGCTGAAATATCTCAAGCGAAGAGAGAAGCACATTACTTGCAGAGTAATGTTGAGAAGAgtaagaagttaaaaaaaaagaaagctttggcgaataataaaaatgatgaatGA
- the LOC123655113 gene encoding replication termination factor 2 produces MGCDGGTIPRRDELVRLKKKPEQKDKDAERSFKWRNCALSQQTLQEPVVACGLGRLYSKSSVIEALLDKETKPESINHIKNLKDIKDLKLMRNPAYKNTEHTDGAAEGSAPYICPISGLEMTGKFRFIFLWSCGCVLAERALKEVKQNLCHMCQQPFTDNDVIVLNGTDEDIKELKEKMAVRVANRKSKKTKSKTETVVKSEPEINTEDSTSKDVPSTSSDILSTSVTIKKEKEEQPERSAQVKKELDTIPLALPKFNPNKQSRGHFGSNKRAHPTQLAQDPSYKKTKKDYSIAKDPQTSEVYKSIFTSHKTDKDQQRAHWVTYNPFYN; encoded by the exons ATGGGTTGCGATGGTGGTACAATTCCACGTAGGGACGAGCTTGTTCGACTTAAAAAGAAACCAGAACag AAAGATAAAGATGCAGAGCGTTCATTCAAATGGCGCAACTGCGCATTGTCTCAACAAACCTTGCAAGAGCCAGTGGTCGCTTGTGGATTAGGACGACTGTACAGCAAAAGCTCAGTAATAGAAGCCTTGCTGGACAAAGAAACCAAACCTGAATCAATAAATCACATCAAAAACTTAaag GACATCAAAGACTTAAAACTCATGAGGAACCCGGCTTACAAGAACACTGAGCACACAGATGGCGCTGCTGAAGGAAGTGCTCCATATATTTGCCCCATTAGCGGTTTAGAAATGACCGGCAAATTCCGATTCATATTTCTATGGAGTTGTGGCTGTGTGCTTGCTGAACGTGCATTGAAAGAAGTTAAACAGAATCTTTGTCATAtg TGTCAACAACCCTTTACAGACAATGATGTTATAGTACTAAATGGAACAGATGAAGATATTAAAGAGTTGAAAGAAAAGATGGCAGTGCGTGTTGCCAATAGAAAGTCTAAGAAAACCAAATCTAAAACTGAAACTGTCGTTAAGAGTGAACCAGAAATTAATACTGAAGACTCAACATCCAAAGATGTACCCTCTACATCCTCAGATATTCTTTCAACATCAGTCACcattaagaaagaaaaagaagaacaGCCAGAAAGAAGTGCTCAAGTTAAAAAAGAACTAGACACAATTCCTCTAGCATTACCTAAATTTAACCCTAATAAGCAAAGTAGAGGTCACTTTGGGTCAAACAAACGGGCACATCCAACACAATTAGCACAAGATCCTTCATACAAGAAAACTAAAAAGGACTACAGTATAGCCAAAGATCCTCAGACAAGTGAAGTATATAAGTCAATATTTACATCACATAAAACAGATAAGGATCAACAGAGAGCACATTGGGTTACTTATAAtcctttttataactaa
- the LOC123655140 gene encoding uncharacterized protein LOC123655140, producing the protein MTTQDIANITEEKKKRVPLYPGFPELARSDVSIYPSYTKLALAYRVVCRHRYHWAKVAQHRQFMNELHSFERLQANALDGVRVHREFSQGILSHKIPPRRYIQKLTPDPLTSYQRMRVEEIISGNVNFSNK; encoded by the exons ATGACAACCCAAGACATAGCAAATATtactgaagaaaaaaaaaagcgtgTGCCACTTTATCCCGGCTTTCCCGAACTTGCTAGATCTGATGTTAGCATTTATCCTTCATATACCAAGCTAGCATTAGctta ccGTGTTGTTTGTCGCCATCGTTACCATTGGGCGAAAGTCGCACAGCATCGCCAGTTTATGAATGAACTACATAGTTTTGAAAGGTTGCAGGCAAATGCTTTAGATGGAGTCAGAGTTCACCGAGAATTCTCACAGGGCATATTGTCACATAAAATACCTCCAAGGAGATACATACAGAAATTAACTCCAGATCCTTTAACATCTTATCAAAGGATGAGGGTCGAAGAAATTATTAGCGGAAATGTTAATTTTAGCAACAAGTAA